From a region of the Fervidobacterium sp. genome:
- the glnA gene encoding type I glutamate--ammonia ligase, translating into MDKSHVLKLIEQEGINFIDLKVVDLWGRWRHVTLAKTNFSEKTFVEGVGFDASNLGYAEVFSSDMIIIPDPNTVFIEEYNGEKVLSMICDVYEVENMTPCSHDPRTILKNTLESIKEIADEVYLGPEYEFHIFEDVRYEVKTNKISLEIDSSEAFWKSGETGEYFIGRKKGYHRIPPFDKLMEVRNAIVKKLLDYGVPVKYHHHEVGTCQVEIELPLIDALKAADYTMLVKHVARLVAKEFGYIVTFMPKPLYDEAGNGMHVHQFLKKNGKNIFDGDKIYNLSQEALYYIGGILKNAPALMAFTNPSTNSYRRLVPGFEAPTNAVFALANRTSAIRIPAYVKDPEKRRIEFRTIDATCNPYLGYAAMILAGIDGIKKKIDPIIEGFGPFEGDMYEKELKPLPKSLEESCYALLNNNDFLSTFPKELIEHWVKTKLSEEKQVNSIPHPKEFDLYFDV; encoded by the coding sequence ATGGACAAAAGTCATGTTTTAAAACTTATTGAACAAGAAGGAATAAATTTTATAGATCTCAAAGTTGTCGATCTTTGGGGACGATGGAGACATGTTACGCTTGCTAAAACAAATTTTTCAGAAAAAACATTTGTTGAAGGTGTGGGTTTCGATGCATCAAATCTTGGATACGCTGAGGTCTTCAGCAGCGATATGATCATAATTCCAGATCCAAACACGGTGTTTATAGAAGAATACAACGGAGAAAAGGTTCTCTCAATGATATGTGACGTATACGAAGTCGAGAATATGACTCCTTGCTCTCATGATCCAAGAACAATTCTCAAAAATACACTTGAATCTATAAAAGAAATTGCGGATGAAGTCTATTTGGGTCCAGAATATGAGTTTCACATATTTGAAGATGTAAGGTACGAAGTAAAAACAAATAAAATATCTCTTGAGATAGACAGTTCAGAAGCTTTTTGGAAATCGGGGGAAACAGGTGAATACTTTATAGGAAGAAAAAAAGGCTATCACAGAATACCACCGTTCGACAAATTGATGGAAGTAAGAAACGCTATAGTTAAGAAGCTTTTAGATTACGGTGTACCTGTGAAATATCATCATCATGAAGTTGGAACTTGTCAGGTAGAAATCGAACTTCCACTTATTGACGCTCTTAAAGCGGCTGATTACACTATGCTAGTAAAACACGTAGCAAGGCTCGTGGCAAAAGAATTTGGGTACATTGTCACCTTTATGCCAAAACCGTTATATGATGAAGCTGGTAACGGAATGCATGTTCACCAATTTCTGAAGAAAAATGGAAAAAATATATTTGATGGTGATAAAATATACAACTTGTCACAAGAAGCCCTTTATTACATAGGAGGTATACTAAAAAATGCCCCAGCTCTAATGGCGTTCACAAACCCGTCAACAAACTCGTATAGAAGATTAGTACCGGGATTCGAAGCACCAACAAACGCCGTTTTTGCCCTTGCGAACAGAACATCGGCAATAAGAATCCCCGCGTATGTAAAAGACCCTGAAAAAAGAAGAATAGAATTTAGAACAATAGATGCGACATGTAATCCGTATCTTGGGTACGCCGCAATGATACTTGCAGGCATAGATGGGATTAAAAAGAAGATCGATCCAATCATCGAAGGATTCGGGCCATTCGAAGGAGACATGTACGAAAAAGAATTAAAACCACTTCCAAAGTCACTTGAGGAAAGCTGTTATGCACTTTTAAATAACAACGACTTCTTATCAACTTTCCCAAAAGAGTTGATAGAACATTGGGTAAAGACAAAATTATCGGAAGAAAAACAAGTTAACTCTATTCCACATCCTAAGGAATTTGATCTTTACTTTGACGTATAA
- the rpsL gene encoding 30S ribosomal protein S12, with protein MPTINQLVRHGREKIKEKSKSPALQGHPQKRGVCVRVSTMTPKKPNSALRKIAKVRLSNGIEVTAYIPGIGHNLQEHSIVLVRGGRVKDLPGVRYKIIRGTLDAAGVENRRQSRSKYGAKRPKAGAAAGAKGKGKK; from the coding sequence ATGCCAACTATAAATCAGTTAGTTAGACACGGGAGAGAGAAAATTAAGGAAAAATCAAAATCACCAGCGTTGCAGGGGCATCCACAAAAGAGAGGAGTTTGTGTTAGGGTTTCAACAATGACACCAAAAAAACCAAACTCTGCTCTCCGTAAGATTGCTAAGGTAAGGCTTAGTAACGGTATTGAAGTGACAGCTTACATTCCTGGTATTGGTCATAACCTTCAAGAGCACTCTATTGTTCTTGTAAGAGGTGGTAGGGTTAAAGACTTACCAGGTGTTAGATACAAGATTATACGAGGGACGCTTGATGCTGCAGGTGTTGAGAACAGACGCCAAAGCAGAAGTAAATACGGTGCAAAAAGACCAAAAGCAGGGGCAGCAGCAGGTGCTAAAGGTAAAGGTAAGAAATAA
- a CDS encoding HAD family hydrolase: protein MIRLIITDLDGTLLDDDKHVPEENILALKEAMEKGIHVSVATGRNFYSAKRYIEELGIDVPVIFQNGAFIYQWMEEKIIYKTELESDIAEKVIKLARKEDLFYIVYIDFLEEKDMYIDVKYNGEFSKYLEQNLWRINFVEDVVKHVSNKRKIAEIALVGDEDKIKMVIKRALKGSENSTSVIKNNTINSETFYEIFGPNSSKELSFEHLLKYFKVKPEETMYLGDSFNDIGMLKIVGYPVAMDNAHSEVKAYAKYITKSNNEAGVAYAVRKWALIR, encoded by the coding sequence TTGATAAGATTGATAATCACCGATCTTGATGGCACGTTGCTTGACGATGATAAACATGTGCCAGAAGAGAATATTTTAGCTCTTAAAGAGGCAATGGAGAAAGGGATTCATGTAAGTGTTGCAACAGGTAGGAATTTCTATTCAGCAAAAAGGTACATAGAAGAACTTGGAATTGATGTACCTGTCATTTTTCAAAATGGAGCATTTATTTATCAGTGGATGGAAGAAAAGATAATTTACAAAACGGAACTTGAGTCAGATATTGCAGAGAAAGTTATAAAATTAGCTAGAAAAGAAGACTTGTTTTACATTGTGTACATAGATTTTTTGGAAGAAAAGGATATGTATATAGACGTTAAATACAACGGTGAATTTTCAAAATATCTTGAACAGAATTTATGGAGGATCAATTTTGTAGAAGATGTCGTAAAACATGTTTCAAATAAAAGAAAGATAGCAGAAATTGCACTTGTTGGTGATGAAGACAAGATAAAAATGGTGATAAAAAGAGCGTTAAAAGGCAGCGAAAATTCAACAAGCGTTATAAAAAACAATACAATTAATTCTGAAACTTTTTACGAGATCTTTGGACCCAATTCTTCCAAAGAACTTTCTTTTGAACATCTTTTAAAATACTTCAAAGTCAAGCCTGAGGAAACCATGTATCTAGGTGATAGTTTCAATGATATTGGAATGCTTAAGATAGTTGGTTACCCTGTTGCAATGGATAATGCACACTCGGAAGTAAAGGCTTATGCAAAGTACATAACAAAGTCTAACAACGAAGCAGGTGTTGCATATGCTGTTAGAAAGTGGGCGTTGATTCGTTGA
- a CDS encoding glucose-1-phosphate thymidylyltransferase, whose amino-acid sequence MKAIILCAGKGTRLRPLTYTTAKHLIPVANKPVILYTIEKIKSVGINEIGIIVSPENKIDFETSLGNGNKYGVNIVYILQPEPKGLAHAVLMAKDFLGDDDFMMYLGDNLIMDDIKPFVKEFEEKKELSALIMLSPVNDPTRFGIAVMEGSRITKTVEKPKEPPSNLAIIGLYLFRKDVFDGIANIKPSWRGELEITDAIDWLIQNRGTVEGHIIYGWWKDTGKPEDLIEANHKILDDIIEEFKIEGTVEASSLIQGRVSIGEGTEVVNSVIRGPVIIGKNCTISNAYIGPYTSIGDGSLIENCEIENSIVMDEVRISNFSPRIDSSLIGKKVEIIEADGKPKGVQIIVGDLGKVVVSR is encoded by the coding sequence ATGAAAGCTATTATATTATGCGCTGGTAAGGGAACAAGGTTAAGACCATTAACTTACACAACGGCTAAACACCTTATTCCAGTTGCAAATAAGCCTGTTATTCTCTACACAATTGAAAAGATAAAAAGTGTTGGTATCAATGAAATAGGTATTATAGTCAGTCCGGAAAACAAGATCGATTTTGAGACAAGTCTTGGGAATGGAAATAAGTACGGTGTGAATATTGTTTATATCTTGCAACCGGAACCGAAAGGTCTTGCACACGCTGTACTTATGGCAAAGGATTTTCTTGGTGATGATGACTTTATGATGTACTTAGGCGACAACTTAATTATGGACGATATAAAACCTTTTGTTAAAGAATTTGAAGAGAAGAAAGAGCTTAGTGCACTTATAATGCTTTCACCTGTTAATGATCCTACAAGGTTTGGTATAGCTGTTATGGAAGGTAGTAGAATTACAAAAACTGTTGAGAAACCAAAAGAACCACCATCAAATCTTGCAATAATAGGTTTATATTTGTTTAGAAAAGATGTATTCGATGGTATAGCAAATATCAAACCATCTTGGCGTGGTGAGTTGGAGATTACAGATGCTATAGACTGGCTTATACAAAATAGAGGAACCGTAGAAGGTCATATTATTTATGGCTGGTGGAAAGACACAGGTAAACCAGAAGACTTGATAGAAGCAAATCATAAGATACTTGATGATATAATAGAAGAGTTTAAAATCGAGGGTACTGTTGAAGCTTCTTCATTGATACAAGGTAGGGTAAGTATTGGTGAAGGCACGGAAGTAGTGAATAGTGTTATAAGAGGTCCTGTTATAATAGGCAAAAATTGTACAATTTCTAACGCTTACATAGGACCATATACTTCTATTGGAGATGGTTCGTTAATAGAAAACTGTGAGATAGAAAATTCCATAGTAATGGATGAAGTGAGAATATCTAATTTTTCGCCTCGAATTGATTCATCCTTGATAGGGAAAAAAGTGGAAATAATTGAAGCTGATGGAAAGCCAAAAGGAGTTCAAATAATTGTTGGAGATCTTGGAAAAGTAGTTGTTTCAAGGTAA
- the hisS gene encoding histidine--tRNA ligase, whose protein sequence is MYQKIKGTEDLYGEQMKYWYWIEEKSRNLARMYGYGEIRTPIFEETKLFIRSVGQDTDIVQKEMYTFEDKGGRSITLRPEGTAPVVRAFLENGMIAQGLPQKYFYIGPMFRYERPQSGRQRQFHQFGAEIFGTSSAIADAELIIFVDHLLKELGLVDYEIYINSLGDMQDRANYKEALRKYYSKNLDNLCDDCKVRYERNILRLLDCKVDVEYAKDAPKIVDYLGEDSKKHYEELKTMLDFLGVNYVEQPRLVRGLDYYNRTVFEVHHNKLGAMSAIAGGGRYDGLIKELGGKEVPALGFAAGIERLILALKVENVQVNEIITNLVYIAHLGGDQVKAEALRLAELLRREGIPTGLELTERNLGAQLKHAARIGARFTLIIGENELERDVVVVKNMENGQQVEFEKSFVVSGIKDMIAES, encoded by the coding sequence GTGTACCAAAAAATAAAAGGAACAGAAGATTTGTACGGCGAGCAGATGAAATACTGGTACTGGATTGAGGAAAAATCAAGAAATCTTGCAAGAATGTATGGTTACGGAGAAATTAGAACTCCCATTTTTGAGGAAACGAAACTTTTCATTCGAAGTGTAGGGCAAGATACCGATATCGTTCAAAAAGAAATGTACACCTTTGAAGATAAAGGCGGAAGAAGTATAACACTTCGCCCGGAAGGGACAGCGCCTGTTGTAAGAGCGTTTCTTGAGAATGGAATGATTGCACAGGGGTTACCTCAAAAATACTTTTACATAGGTCCTATGTTTAGGTACGAAAGACCTCAATCTGGAAGACAAAGGCAATTTCATCAATTTGGTGCTGAAATTTTTGGTACCTCATCAGCAATAGCTGATGCGGAATTAATAATCTTTGTTGACCATCTCCTTAAAGAACTTGGACTTGTGGATTACGAAATATACATAAATTCACTTGGTGATATGCAAGACAGAGCAAATTACAAAGAGGCTTTAAGAAAATACTACTCAAAAAACTTAGATAACTTATGTGATGACTGTAAAGTAAGGTACGAAAGAAACATTCTCAGGTTACTTGATTGCAAAGTTGATGTTGAGTATGCAAAAGACGCGCCAAAAATAGTAGATTACCTTGGAGAAGATTCAAAAAAACACTATGAGGAACTAAAAACCATGCTTGACTTTTTGGGAGTAAATTATGTCGAACAGCCGAGATTAGTACGTGGACTTGACTATTATAATCGCACCGTATTTGAAGTGCACCACAATAAACTGGGAGCCATGAGTGCTATCGCTGGTGGTGGAAGGTACGATGGATTAATAAAAGAACTCGGAGGAAAAGAAGTACCTGCTCTCGGGTTTGCTGCTGGCATAGAGAGACTTATACTTGCACTCAAAGTGGAAAATGTACAAGTTAACGAGATAATAACAAACTTAGTGTATATAGCTCATTTGGGTGGAGATCAAGTTAAAGCTGAAGCACTAAGATTAGCAGAACTACTAAGAAGAGAAGGGATACCAACTGGACTAGAGCTTACCGAAAGAAATTTGGGTGCACAGTTGAAACACGCAGCAAGAATCGGAGCAAGATTTACACTAATAATTGGTGAAAACGAATTAGAAAGAGACGTTGTCGTTGTAAAGAATATGGAAAATGGTCAACAAGTTGAATTTGAAAAAAGTTTTGTAGTAAGTGGTATTAAAGACATGATTGCAGAAAGTTGA